In the Triticum aestivum cultivar Chinese Spring chromosome 2B, IWGSC CS RefSeq v2.1, whole genome shotgun sequence genome, TTCACGACACACTGTAGTTCAACTACCTTAAACTGAGATTAGTCGACCTCATGCATCGAAAAGCAAGCTATGGACCAGCTTGATCTCAACAATGGAGATCTGGTCTTAGAAATGAAGCTGAAGTTGACTTTACTAAATTGCAGTTAAAATATCTTAACTGACAGTGGTATGCCATCCAAGATTTCAGAAGGGTATTTTGTTCTGCCTAGTCACATGGCATACACATGCTTTGTTCATATGTCAGGCTCTTCTATCGCGTGAGATGTGTCAGTTGTAATATATGAAATGGATCTATGATATGTTCCTTTGTGATTTTTCTGTTCTTTATAAAATTAGCTGCACCACAAATCCTCTTTATAGAGAAAAAAGAGTTAGCTGTAGCCTGCATATGTGGTTCAATGAATTATACGTAACATGTAGAGTCGCTAAACCAATCATGTGTAACTTATTCTGCACCCATTTACTGAATTAGcttctttttttttgagacaaactgaATTAGCTAAACATTATACTATGTTTCTTCTAACTTTTTGAACGACTGATTGTGGGTGCGCAGGCCTGTTACCCAACGGGGACTTCAGAAACGGGCCAGACAAGTCCCAGATGAAGGGCCCGGTGGTGACGGGGAAGTACGCGATACCGAACTGGGAGCTCTCGGGGTTCGTGGAGTACATCGACTCGGGGCACACGCAGGACGACATGATCCTCCCAGTCCCGGTGGGCGCGAACGCCGTGCGGCTGGGCAACGACGCCACCATCCGGCAGCAGCTCAAGGTCGCCCGCCACACCTACTACTCCATCTCCTTCATCGCCGCGCGGTCATGCGCCCAGGAGGAGAAGCTGAACGTGTCGGTCGACCCGGAGTTCGGCGTGCTCCCGATCCAGACCGTGTACACTAACACTGGCTGGGACACCTACTCCTGGGCGTTTAAGCCCAGGCACAGCACCGTGTGGCTGTCCATCCACAACACCGGCATCGAGGAGAACCCGGCGTGCGGCCCACtcatcatcgccgtcgccatcAAGACCCTCTACCCTCAGCTGTACAACAAGGGTACGTAACGGAACTTGTCTCATGACTCTTGAGACGGTGTAACCAATGAGTGCACGAATTAATCCGACGTTAACAGGCAACATGGTGAAGAATGGGGACTTCGAGCAGGGGCCATACATCTTCTCGAACACGCCGTGGGGCGCGCTGTTGCCGCCGATCTTGGAGGACGTGCACTCGCCGCTCCCGGGGTGGATGATCATGTCGGGCACGAAGGTGGTCAAGTACATCGACGCGCAGCACCATGCGGTGCCCAAGGGCGCGCGCGCCGTGGAGCTGGTGGCCGGCGTGGAGGTGGCGCTGGTGCAGGAGGTGCCGGGCACCGTGCCGGGGCGGTCGTACAGGCTCTCGTTTAGCATTGGGGACGCGCGCAACGGGTGCGTGGGGTCCCTGGGCGTGGACGTGTACGCGGCGCGGGAGAGGCGGAGGGTCTCGTACGAGTCCCGCGGCACCGGCGGGCACAAGTGCGCCAAGCTCGAGTTTACGGCGATCGCGAACAAGACGCGCGTGGTGTTCCAGAGCTCGAACCACCACACCGTCAACGCCACGCTCTGCGGGCCCGTCGTTGATGACGTCTGGCTCGTCAGGCTCAAGTAGCTAGCTTCGAGCGTACTGCGTACGTACGTGTTAGCATGTTACCTGGCGGTGTGCGGCCTGCCAGTACCTGTATACCCGATATGGGGCTGCCTGGCCATTTTCTTCGGTCGATCGTAATGGTTTCTGGGCTTACTATCTTGTCTACTGCCTTAACATGAAGAATGATGCTTGGTTTGTGTGGTTGGACTGAGACTTGTGCTAGACACTGAGGAAGTGTATGACCGGATAAAATTAGTAACAATTGCATTTCCTACAATCTCCTTCCTTTTGTGTTAAAAAACATCTTTTATTGTTTTAATTTTGAAGTTACACACATTCATGTGGATGATAATATGTGTACGTAGCGGATCTGTTGGATGGAATGGCATATTCAGTCTGAGACTAAAATTTATTGCGGTTGTGTGTCCAGTTTGTCTACAAGAATAATATACTCCAGAATATTGGAGAACAGGAGTTCCATGCAAGCCTTCTCTACCATTTACGCATGCACGCTCATTATTAAGCAACAACGGATCATCTGCACACGAACATACTCCTACTCCGGCGTTCTATAACGAATTGCGTATatatttttttaaaagtcaaatcTTACAAGTTTTGATCAAGTTTacggagaaaaatatttacatctagaatgtCAAACATATATCgttagattcatcataagatgtcTTGTCATATTTTCTATATTTGTTACTGTAGATTTGAATAGTTTTCTCCATAAACTTTGTCAAAAATTTAACTTTTTCTAAAATTTAGATGCACTACATTATCCAATGGAGAGAGTACCTTTTATCAGCCAATGAAGCTTCTTAATTGTATAAATGAAGAATTTTTAGGTTGCtccatgtcgggggttgggtgcgacatgccaaagaatggcttatcatggtgggagcgagtagaacgtcgccggtgcctggaagcgggataaggcgtagacacgtacgccggcgaattttacccaggttgggggctctccgtggagataatacccctactcctgctctgcggggtctccgcatgatcactaaggcactagtgatacaaggtgctccttgagctgtgtctagaggtaggagaaggcagggctagctctctcctacTCTATGGAAATGGCTAGTTCTATCCAgggccgaaccctttgcatgggtggcctggggggcttatataggcctgcctcccaagggtacaatggtaatcgggccggctgctggggcccgtctgtcagcgtctccagcctccggcttctctgccgactactggggctcgccgcctagtgggccccgccgactggttggtggctgcttactgtactCGTGCCATCTATGACGAAGGCTTGGTCATCTtatcgtggctacagtcccgccgcctgacGGGAGGTTActatagccacacctggtctcatcaggttaatggcaTGCATGCCTCGGGGCAAGGGACGACCGCCTGCTGGAGACCGGCCCCCCTCAAGCCCGACTGGCTGGGCATCCGCCGTCTTCTGCGGCGTCACTGCCTGATAGGGCCCGCAGCTGGccggccgtaccgacaggccgtcgtggggaacagggtTCCGCCTGCTCGGAGTGATGTCAGGGGGGACATGGCACAGTGAcacgccgtgcggagatctccgcctgtacggggcagtGTAGCCATGCCCATCCTGGGATTCGGGGGCGagaggcttcactgtagccacgctctatCTTGTACTCTTGATTGGGCCCCAGATGCTctgaggccgcgaggtggccgcctGCCTGATGCCGCCCTCTCTAGAGGCCGGCGGGCTGGAGCCGGCCGCTCGTAGTGCCATTGGCTGgtggttggccgccctctggccggCCGTCGAGCTAGCCGGCccccagagggcggagcttcagcttggggcccagacaggcggagctggcccaaagtcttgataaatcctgGGCCCtgggtgaggctacccatggcccattactccgacagtagtccccgaagccggtgaggcgTTGCGGTCGAGGGGCCGTGAAGTCTCAGCGGCTTCCCCCATCACCGAGCTCCGGGAGAGCGTTGATCCGTCTCTTGGTTGGCCGGCTGCCGAAGCCGGCCTCGTCCAGGCGGGGTTGTTGGTCGATTTTGAACTCCTCGGCGGGAAGGcaggtggcgtgcctgctaagcttctcGGGCCACCGCCCGCCACACACGCGCCACGC is a window encoding:
- the LOC123041582 gene encoding uncharacterized protein, whose translation is MATSMRWIAFFLLVVLSALAVSAVIEDGLLPNGDFRNGPDKSQMKGPVVTGKYAIPNWELSGFVEYIDSGHTQDDMILPVPVGANAVRLGNDATIRQQLKVARHTYYSISFIAARSCAQEEKLNVSVDPEFGVLPIQTVYTNTGWDTYSWAFKPRHSTVWLSIHNTGIEENPACGPLIIAVAIKTLYPQLYNKGNMVKNGDFEQGPYIFSNTPWGALLPPILEDVHSPLPGWMIMSGTKVVKYIDAQHHAVPKGARAVELVAGVEVALVQEVPGTVPGRSYRLSFSIGDARNGCVGSLGVDVYAARERRRVSYESRGTGGHKCAKLEFTAIANKTRVVFQSSNHHTVNATLCGPVVDDVWLVRLK